CCCAGAAAGTAGGACTATATGATCTAAGGGAACAATGAGGTTGGAAAAGTGCTGGTTTTGTTCCTCTACTGTATACCCCGGACATGGGATTCAGTTTGTTCGCAATGACGCAAAGGTAAAGTTGTTATCCACTCTCTACTAAAGCACAAAAGTAGTTGTATTCTAATTGTAGTAATCTCAACATGGACTATGACGTAGCCATACAGATGCACTCGTGAGCCTTAAGTTTGAAAATGTTGCTCATTTTAGTCCTGAACAGCTGAACCTATTTGGTTTTCCAGTCCTATAATCAAACAGTGCCTGATTTACTGTTGGTTAAGTCAGCTTAGATTAGTTTTAGTTTACATGGTTATGTCAAGCATGCTTTTTATAATAATTCCCTTCGGGGTTGATGCTACGATGAGTCAATTTATTTGGTACTCTgtttggggttttgttttggaCTGAGGTCCTCAAGTCGGGTTAATTTCTTGATCTTTTAGTTCAGATTTATTCCAGAaatagttttctttttcttagcaTCTTATGCTTTCACTGTGAAACGGATGATGGTTACTGATAACACTCACATTGCTCCTGAGGCTATATGATGTGTGACCGGATTACCTGACACCGTTCCTCTTCTAGATTTTTCGATTCTGTAGATCCAAATGCCACAAGAACTTTAAGATGAAGAGGAATCCTCGAAAGGTGAAGTGGACTAAGGCCTATAGGCGGTTGCGTGgaaaggacatgacacaggtaAACAAACTTTGATCTCTCTTAATCCTATTATTGTTACAGACATTTTAGTAAATATCGTTTAATTGCTTGTGTAATATCCTGTTAGTTATGTTACTCTTTTCTTTCTATCTGCAGGACTCCACTTTTGAGTTTGAGAGAAAACGAAATAGGCCTGAGAGATACGACAGGAGTCTTACAGAAAACACTCTGAAGGCAATTAAGAAGATCGATAAAGTCAGAATTGAGAGAGAGGCCAGACACCACAAGAATAGGTACATTCCTCCTCTTCCCTTTTAACCTTCTGTAGAAAACAGTAAAACCTGTTTTTGGTTTTCTTCATCTTACGAAACTTGTTAAAAACTTGTGCAGGATGAAGGGCAAGAATGTCAAAGAGCAAAATGAGAAAAGGAAAGAGATTGACCATAGCCTCCACTTGGTCATATCTCCGATCGCGCAACAGCAAGAGCCATCACTCGTCAAGGTTTCCCAACCATATCTCGAGAAACACGTTGCCATGGAGGAGTAAATTTATTGTTTCAGCAGTCATGGTTTTATCCGTCTCTTTTGCATCCACAGTTCCAACAAGTAGCAAGACGATTGTTTCTGTGTGGATTGAAGTTTTGGATCCCGTTTTCCTTCTCATGAATTTGTAGCGTCGGATCTAAATTATGTTCGTCGAGCCCCAGGTCTGTTGTAAAACGTTTATAACAAGATATTCTATATgtaagtttttgaatttatggTCCAACAGTTTTGGGACTTTATACATTTGATTTGAGTAGTTAAATTTGCCTAGGGATTGCGTCAAGTCAATTTGAAGAATTCATATCAGCCATATCCCAGTTAATGCACCTTCGTTGATATGGGAAAAGCTTGGGTGCTACTGTGATACCAACAGTTACGAATCATTTTAATAAAGTGTTTAGTTAGAGCAGTTCCAGCGTGGAACCCCCCTCCCAAAAAACCCCCCCAAAGGCAATACATTATGTTATCCacctagtgaacagtaactgcctttaatgaacagtaaccgCGTTTTGCTTCTTCATTGTTGCACTTCAATAGCCCTGACAGtaggtaataaaataatacaaataattttatttgtaattttgaataagatttttaatcgttctcgttgcgtcaCGTGTCATCATCCAAGCTGTGGGTCAGATCTGCAGGCCCAGCCGTTTTGGAAACtttgatagaagcaggcaacgacgAGTACATAactcttggacgattattttgtccgtaatagtgcattccctgatacatactttagacgtcgttttagaatggaacgacatttgttcaacaaaatcatgattgctgtttgcaaccatgattcttactttgtgcaaaagaatgatgcttTTGGTGCTATAGGTCTCATTCCtcagcaaaaaattactgctgccttgcggatgcttgcatatggagcatttgtagaccaagtggatgagataacgaggatggggaagtcaaccattcttgagtccttgatgaggttttgcggtaatcgaatctatctacaccgcagagtacctccggaAACCTACTGACATGGatttgcaaaggcttctgaagaagggcgagatgcgaggttttcctaggatgattggaagcatcgattgTATACATTGGAAATGGAAAAACTATCCAAGTGCATGACAAGGCGCTTATGGGGACAGAAAAGaagcaaaaagtatcattttggaggcgaTGACATCTTTTGATATATGGATTTGGCATGTTtttttcggggttccgggagctcaaaatgaccttaacgtccttgcccaatcctcagtgttcaacgatgtcttacaaggaaaggcaccaaaagtcacgtattGCGTCAACGGATGTATGTACGATGGGCCATACTACCCAGTAGAcagcatttacccaaggtggtcaacatttgtcaaaacagtgccacgtctgcgaagtgcaaaggaaaaacacttgggtgcaggaaggatgtggagtgttgttttggtatcctccaagctctctgggcgatcgtcaggggtgctgccagattgtttgatgtaAAGTCGTTTCGATCCAgcatgatgacgtgcatcattcttcataacatgattgtggaagatgagtacgatgtgccgttgatgaatatgagccagacacgatgaacaattcaagaacacgtatatattgtgctcatgacgccaccgaagaacccgtgcaacaTGAGCCGTTAGAAatggatggacgttacaatgaattgatcattcaacgatatactgcacttcaaaggccATATATGCACAATACCCAGCAAATTGATTTGATAAAGCACTAGTGGGAATTGAAACAAACTCAAGatacttaagttcatttagtgtgtttgtttttttttggtgtgttttttttttagttcatttagtgagtattttattatttggtatgtttatgtaattttatttggtgtgtttaaatgtcttttgaataaagattctcttagtataaataaattaccaaattaaataaatatactcttagtttaaataaagtactaaaatcaataaattggaaacaacataaagtactctattcaataaataagaaattacaacccaaagtgattggaaaattatgggctccgattacaaaaagtactctattcatcattacttaaccaatttgtggtgctaggatgatcttctcttgtcgtgctaggaccatctcttcttgctctcgcttctcttgcacgcctcttTCGCATCACTTCCGCTTTCTccgacttccaaaaatatttagaatttggagacttcctttctaaaggcgtgttcataatgtcatgatcttgttgagccattctttcttctgtaacatgttccctttcttgcctaaatagctttctttctctctcattagcttgaaatGCTCTCTCAACATTTGCACCTTTTGCCtcctctctagccttatcagcctcaaattttGCCATTTCCCgcgccaaagtcaattcaccttggcgagcaagttcttccatatagtttgcataatcattcttggaagcactcccttttctctttgaagccttcttaccttgaggcctaattggataatggGTCGATTCCGACGCTTGTTCAGGGGGGCGTTTCGGGCACTTCTTTTGCTTCATCTTCATGAACATGCGAGGcatgatcgggtgtagagtgtagATGGGTGCTGTTCATGAAAACTTTTGGACCGACAtgcacaactttgaatttaggacaatctttgacaatattccaacattcccactggttgaatgatttttttgcttttggttttggcaccataccaagcttgtgcttgaagttgctacaCAATGCGGGataagaaataattataatgaaagtaggtaacaaataaataatacaaacaaataattataatgaaagtaggtaacaaataaataatacaaacaaataattataatgtaaatttgggtatagtacaaacaaataaataatatattgttacctgatccgcGTAATTTTCCCCACTTTGACGATTAgtactagcttgtgccaaggcgtctctccacgtactaaacgatTGGCTAAGTAATTTTCAACAACTGGACAtagattctttggttcttttcccacccattttctcaagataattggtatgaataagactccacatttctcgcaactgcatctcattaagCGAACTATAAGtgacttcaacccagctagtacacaactcaacatcttcaagaagcgtccaattcgtacTTGCATGAGTagtcatttttttgaaaaaaattggattgaaactttgagagaaagataagaatgtggttgaaagtagttgagaaaatataaaattgtggtgtaaggtagatgataaTGAGAAAGTATTTATAGAAAGgtacaaacaattttttttggatttttattcatttttaattttttttattcaactaattaatctctgccgttgtatttttaaaaaattgaattccaacactccagattgtgccacgtggcacaacggtaacatttttgaattttaaaactattttttatttatttataaaggagaataatatcaaccgttgatctcagatccaacggttgatattaaataagatttattttattttatttaccgTTGCAAATCTAACAGTCCACATTTTCTTGCCGTTGAGATCCAACGGACCATGGGAAGCCatgtggcttcccaacggtaacaATTTGAAACTGCTGTGGGCCACGTTCGCTGAAAACATGTTGCGTGACGCGCTCCTATGTGCGGGTGTAGTGCACGCGCTtgatagaaaaaaataaaaaaaaggctaaCGCCTGGCTGACTTCAGCCTTGCGTCGTGGGTTGGCAATTCATGACAGGCCTAGTGCTCGGGCCTGCCCTGTCCCTTGGGCTCCCACACGCTGGAGTCAATAGGCCGGGCTCTCGGGCCCTGTTTGCTGGCCTGACTCCCGAGCTCCAACCAACGTTGTAAGTGCTCTTAAGGCTCACTTTTCAAGGCTCGATAGCTACCTTTTTATTTCCTCCTGAGGCTCCATGAACCTTTCAAAATATAGCCTGTTATTTCTTTTGCCCATAACACCTCATTGAACATGGGAGCATATGGAACATTTTGGTTCGCAACCCTCAATTGGTGACGAGCATTACCATCATATTAATTGGTTTGAcatgtttaaattttaaaagggtttttatcataaatggtccctgaaattgacctacCTCATCAAAATGGtcactgaaattgaaaatcgatcaatgttgTCCTTGAAATTGGGTGTcccaaatcaatgtggtcattccgtcacaatttTGTCGAAAAttctgttatgtgctgatgtgtcACACAAGTGGGTCCCACAATGTAATTAAATATTTCCATgtggattaaaaatatttaaataataattaaaaaattattttatacaattaaaaacaaaacaaaaaaaggaaaaaaaaaagaagaagcttGTTCCCTTCctacccaaaaaccctagcaaaatATGGGAAAATTTGATAGCAATCAATACCTTGTAAAGATTGATTTTGGTAATCTGGTAAGAGACGCCGACCCAATGGGTCTTAGCCATTCGGTACCCCAATCCCCAGTTGGGAAGAAACTGGGCTACCTCGAAaaggtttttcttcttcttcttcttcttccgcttGGATTTCTTTGAAGCTGAAGAAGGAGAAGCGGCGACAGAAGTTGGGTTTTGGGAGACGGTGCTAAAGCTTCTAAGGAAGCTCGATGCGAGCCTCTAGAGGCCTCCGGTTCGATTTGTTAATGGTGAGTCGCTGGGTaggaaggaaagaagaagatgaatagtcatctttttttttaattgtataaaataattttttaattattattcaaatatttttaatccaCATGGCCATATTTAATTACATTGTGGGACCTACTTGTGCGctacatcagcacataacataaTTTTTGACAGAATTGTAATGGAAGGTttacattgatttgcgacacctaatttcaaggaccacattgattgattttcaatttcaaggactaGCTTGATGAGGTtgatcaatttcagggaccatttgtgataaaaacccattTTAAAATTTGTGCCGGAAGTAGGTGGTCTTTTCCACAATGGTGGAAAGTTGTGCCTTTGCATTTCGGTGTGAGTTCAAACCACGTTGgcaaagaaaaatatttgtgCAGGAAAACGATTAAATCATTCatccaatgataatgaattgtGGTGATGCTTACAAACATTAAAAAATGCACCCTTGAATAGGGCTGAGTTCGGTTCGAAACGGTTCGATTTTTAGCCAATTCGGTTCAATTTTTCcatgattatttatttatttatttattttataatttggaACAAATCTGCAACGATTGAGCACTGAAGATGCAGAAACTTCTGCATCAAATGAATATGAACTAGGACGATTGACCATGGATCTGACATTGTTGGGTGTCAGTGCGTCTTTCTTGTTGTGGATCCAAGAACTCTCGCATAGAAAAACGCATGCATGTGTTAGTTCTTTGATCTTTCCATGAAAATAAACCCAATATAGCTAAATAGCAGCCAGGAGAGATTCTTACCTTGGGGGTTTGTTTTTAGTCCCAAACCTCTCGTCAGCCATGGCAACACCTATGCATTTGCTGCCAAAGTGGAAGATTATAACATGCAAAATctcaacaaaataattaaaagaaaaaccattttaattcataaaatcacaatataaatcatattcattttgattcaaaaaatacCTGTGAGAGACCGGAAAACCCGGATTAAAATCTTCCAATTTGGATGGAGTTCCGATTATAAAGGGGCGAGGGAAAATCATGGTTTGGAAGAAGGAATGCGCGAGGAGGACATGAGAAGATTGGAGATagagtgatttggaggaagagaggaaggagagagagagagagactgaggaagcAAATGCAGAGAGGAAGCAGcgaaggagggagagagagtgtgagaaaAGGTGAGTTGAAATAGGAGTGAGACGACTAGGGTTTGTGAACCtatgaaattttataaagcattAAATACTAGAAACCTATAAATAACTTACCGGTACAATTATAACAATGCAAGGCCTACAGTTAAGTTGGTTTGAAGCAACTTTCCCTAACCTGGAGGTCAAGGGTTCAAACCCTGACAACAACTTGCTTTTGAGtatttatatatgattttttttggttcggtttgattTCCGAACCTAAAAAATCGAAACTGAACCAGCTatattcggtttggtttggttcagtTTGGCAGTTTCGGttagattattttttgcttcggttcggtttggtttttggttttttgaacccaccctaCCCTTGAACATGAATCAATATAACTTTGAGAGTGCCATGTGGTATGCTGTTATGCCCCGACTGGGATCAAGGtgtgctggccatcacgtgaagATGACGTAACGAAAAGTGCAAGTGATGcaagaaaaatgtgaataaaataaaaccgATACTAGAACTTAATTAAACTAGTAAAGTGGGTGCGTAGTAGTGGTTACAACCTATAATTACAAATATTCAGAGCATAGATAACATAAGGGTAACGCAGTCTAATTAGAGAAGTACTTAGTACACAACTAGAGATAAGTTCCTACGTTAAAATGAAGATATGTCAGAATTGCCGGGTAATCCTCGAGTGCCACAGAGTAGGTCTATCTAGGAcctgaagggaaaaaaaaacagaagggtgagtgggcacaaaaataaagatttataAAAACCATTTGTTTtctaaacatactaacccctctctgttaaaacaagtatagttccCGAAAATCAGACtaagtataagtatgaaatcaaatgcatgcCGACAATAAATCCATAAATATGCCACAATAACATATCTCAATggcaatataaatataattatgtgcTCAATAATCTATACTAGCacatagtcggagtcacctaatgtgacctgtacgacagaaCTAGGTGTgataatatacgctctagtgctacaatcatgtgaagactaGCGCTATGCGCGTCACCTACGCgttggagtcacctaatgtgacctatatgacaggactagcacctacttggatccaaggctaGCGTGGGGTGcgaggtgaacatcacatgaaggacTAGCCCTGGCCCAGGGTGAGCACTAACACTGGTGTAGTAATGATGAGCGAACTACATGAAAATATGCATGCCATAACTCAAACATTCTAAACAACATAATAAACTCACCTGTACCTATTTGCGCGTCTCGTAGCATTACTTGGCATATCACAATATCATAATATTTATGAGTAGGTAAAATGCATATGAATATGCCATGATCAAGTATAAATTTCAACCACCATGgtattattttaaaagtaagtAAAACGTGGCATAACATGCATAAATCAACTAAAGAAAACATTGGTGGAaactatacaatatatatatgaaaacagAATGCCCATTTATTGGTATCTCGTAGAATCGTAGCCCTCTAGTCTCGCTTGTCCTCGTATGTACTCGGggtaagtctcccctatataagaaacaacaaaattaaattagttaATAAAGACATACACTAAAAACTAGGAATAACTCCctatagtttgctcaaacggaaggtttgaatatataaaatttTCTACTCCAAGTCACGGACTTGCACGTAAAAACCACTTGCCGGCCGGAGGTTGGACGTGCCCTTACGCGCCACCCAACCCACGGCCACACGCGCGGCCACTCGCAGGCATGCGCTTGATAGATCCTTAACGGCAGTTAAGAATATTTCGTCGTCTTATCTGGTGATCGTTGCCGGTCGCTGCCGTCTGAACTTGCTGGAAACTGGAAATCTTCGCCGATTTCTTGGAAATTTTCAAACCTTTATATCTtactcatttctcaaccatttttcacgaAATTTATATGGATTCAAAGCTTATGAAGAGTAGAACAACATTATACCATCCTAAAGTCCAAATATGGACGGGAAATGGCCTGAAAATTTCTTGATAGGTTCTGCCAAAACTTTGCTCCTCAAACCCACATGCTTTCGAGATTGTTTCTTCTTTAAACTTGTCCTAGGAGCCTTAGGGAGTTGTAAGGAAGTTTCCCCACGTCCTAAAATCTCTTAACTCGACCGGGATCATGACGATACCAACTCAATCGAGTCGGAACTTCTGAGTTGCTCCTCATTGACCACTCAAAACTTAACCAACGCGTGATCTGAAGTTGGTTGAGTTCGTAGTGACGAGAGGAGTGTGATAATGTGGTTTTTAAAGTCAATCTACAAGGTTTGGTGTGAGTTCATGGTGGTTGTAATGACACACCTAGACCTGGAATGTCCattaggactccaaatcgagctATGCCGGCCGaaacctggaaggtgacgaagccataaagtgtagtgatgtggaaaatatgaataaatttaaacctaaaagtaccTAATGTcaagagtgcgctgtgagcgggaatgaacccatttcacacacgacgtcagagcataagtaaagtacagtagtgtgggtaaggatcatacctttagaggtagccacctatactaagatttgccaagaatcctcatcgATACGAACTTTTGGCAGCTAAAACCTGggggggcgaaaaacagaaaacgtgagtaggcaaaaacaaagctttttgaaaccatttctttttccaaaaatagtaacccctcaccgtatacttttccagaaaataatacatacgtatatagaaatcaAGCTTGAGAGCAATGAAAACCAAAGCATGTGTtatgtcaagtatctcagtaAATAATATGTAAGCCAGGTGCTGTGAATCAAT
This window of the Malus domestica chromosome 03, GDT2T_hap1 genome carries:
- the LOC103424030 gene encoding probable ribosome biogenesis protein RLP24, with protein sequence MRLEKCWFCSSTVYPGHGIQFVRNDAKIFRFCRSKCHKNFKMKRNPRKVKWTKAYRRLRGKDMTQDSTFEFERKRNRPERYDRSLTENTLKAIKKIDKVRIEREARHHKNRMKGKNVKEQNEKRKEIDHSLHLVISPIAQQQEPSLVKVSQPYLEKHVAMEE